The Oncorhynchus keta strain PuntledgeMale-10-30-2019 unplaced genomic scaffold, Oket_V2 Un_contig_1663_pilon_pilon, whole genome shotgun sequence genome includes a region encoding these proteins:
- the LOC127919422 gene encoding uncharacterized protein LOC127919422 isoform X9, translated as MSTAVYINSLTGGRETWRRRSTAVYINSLTGGRETWRRRRSTAVYINSLTGGRETWRRRSTAVYINSLTGGRETWRRRRRSTAVYINSLTGGRETWRRRRSTAVYINSLTGGRETWRRRRSTAVYINSLTGGRETWRRRRSTAVYINSLTGGRETWRRRSTAVYINSLTGGRETWRRRRSTAVYINSLTGGRETWRRRRSTAVYINSLTGGRETWRRRRSTAVYINSLTGGRETWRRRRSTAVYINSLTGGRETWRRRRSTAVYINSLTGGRETWRRRRSTAVYINSLTGGRRNMEEWIMSLAPVPLSQEVGSSLIREDGLVVMSREE; from the exons atgtCTACAGCTGTCTATATCAACAGTTTAACAGGTGgtagagaaacatggaggaggaggtctacAGCTGTCTATATCAACAGTTTAACAGGTGgtagagaaacatggaggaggaggaggtctacaGCTGTCTATATCAACAGTTTAACAGGTGgtagagaaacatggaggaggaggtctacAGCTGTCTATATCAACAGTTTAACAGGTGGcagagaaacatggaggaggaggaggag gtctacAGCTGTCTATATCAACAGTTTAACAGGTGgtagagaaacatggaggaggaggag gtctacAGCTGTCTATATCAACAGTTTAACAGGTGgtagagaaacatggaggaggaggaggtctacaGCTGTCTATATCAACAGTTTAACAGGTGgtagagaaacatggaggaggaggaggtctacaGCTGTCTATATCAACAGTTTAACAGGTGgtagagaaacatggaggaggaggtctacAGCTGTCTATATCAACAGTTTAACAGGTGgtagagaaacatggaggaggaggaggtctacaGCTGTCTATATCAACAGTTTAACAGGTGgtagagaaacatggaggaggag gaggtctacAGCTGTCTATATCAACAGTTTAACAGGTGgtagagaaacatggaggaggaggaggtctacaGCTGTCTATATCAACAGTTTAACAGGTGgtagagaaacatggaggaggaggaggtctacaGCTGTCTATATCAACAGTTTAACAGGTGgtagagaaacatggaggaggaggaggtctacaGCTGTCTATATCAACAGTTTAACAGGTGgtagagaaacatggaggaggag gaggtctacAGCTGTCTATATCAACAGTTTAACAGGTGGTAGGAGAAACATGGAGGAGTGGATTATGTCCCTGGCTCCCGTtcccctatcacaggaggttggtagcTCCTTAATccgggaggacgggctcgtggtaatgtccAGAGAGGAATGA
- the LOC127919422 gene encoding uncharacterized protein LOC127919422 isoform X23 yields MSTAVYINSLTGGRETWRRRSTAVYINSLTGGRETWRRRRSTAVYINSLTGGRETWRRRSTAVYINSLTGGRETWRRRRRSTAVYINSLTGGRETWRRRRSTAVYINSLTGGRETWRRRRSTAVYINSLTGGRETWRRRSTAVYINSLTGGRETWRRRRSTAVYINSLTGGRETWRRRRSTAVYINSLTGGRETWRRRRSTAVYINSLTGGRETWRRRRSTAVYINSLTGGRETWRRRRSTAVYINSLTGGRETWRRRRSTAVYINSLTGGRRNMEEWIMSLAPVPLSQEVGSSLIREDGLVVMSREE; encoded by the exons atgtCTACAGCTGTCTATATCAACAGTTTAACAGGTGgtagagaaacatggaggaggaggtctacAGCTGTCTATATCAACAGTTTAACAGGTGgtagagaaacatggaggaggaggaggtctacaGCTGTCTATATCAACAGTTTAACAGGTGgtagagaaacatggaggaggaggtctacAGCTGTCTATATCAACAGTTTAACAGGTGGcagagaaacatggaggaggaggaggag gtctacAGCTGTCTATATCAACAGTTTAACAGGTGgtagagaaacatggaggaggaggaggtctacaGCTGTCTATATCAACAGTTTAACAGGTGgtagagaaacatggaggaggaggaggtctacaGCTGTCTATATCAACAGTTTAACAGGTGgtagagaaacatggaggaggaggtctacAGCTGTCTATATCAACAGTTTAACAGGTGgtagagaaacatggaggaggaggaggtctacaGCTGTCTATATCAACAGTTTAACAGGTGgtagagaaacatggaggaggag gaggtctacAGCTGTCTATATCAACAGTTTAACAGGTGgtagagaaacatggaggaggaggaggtctacaGCTGTCTATATCAACAGTTTAACAGGTGgtagagaaacatggaggaggaggaggtctacaGCTGTCTATATCAACAGTTTAACAGGTGgtagagaaacatggaggaggaggaggtctacaGCTGTCTATATCAACAGTTTAACAGGTGgtagagaaacatggaggaggag gaggtctacAGCTGTCTATATCAACAGTTTAACAGGTGGTAGGAGAAACATGGAGGAGTGGATTATGTCCCTGGCTCCCGTtcccctatcacaggaggttggtagcTCCTTAATccgggaggacgggctcgtggtaatgtccAGAGAGGAATGA
- the LOC127919422 gene encoding uncharacterized protein LOC127919422 isoform X12, with protein sequence MSTAVYINSLTGGRETWRRRSTAVYINSLTGGRETWRRRRSTAVYINSLTGGRETWRRRRSTAVYINSLTGGRETWRRRRSTAVYINSLTGGRETWRRRSTAVYINSLTGGRETWRRRRSTAVYINSLTGGRETWRRRRSTAVYINSLTGGRETWRRRSTAVYINSLTGGRETWRRRRSTAVYINSLTGGRETWRRRRSTAVYINSLTGGRETWRRRRSTAVYINSLTGGRETWRRRRSTAVYINSLTGGRETWRRRRSTAVYINSLTGGRETWRRRRSTAVYINSLTGGRRNMEEWIMSLAPVPLSQEVGSSLIREDGLVVMSREE encoded by the exons atgtCTACAGCTGTCTATATCAACAGTTTAACAGGTGgtagagaaacatggaggaggaggtctacAGCTGTCTATATCAACAGTTTAACAGGTGgtagagaaacatggaggaggaggaggtctacaGCTGTCTATATCAACAGTTTAACAGGTGgtagagaaacatggaggaggag gaggtctacAGCTGTCTATATCAACAGTTTAACAGGTGgtagagaaacatggaggaggaggag gtctacAGCTGTCTATATCAACAGTTTAACAG GTGgtagagaaacatggaggaggaggtctacAGCTGTCTATATCAACAGTTTAACAGGTGgtagagaaacatggaggaggaggaggtctacaGCTGTCTATATCAACAGTTTAACAGGTGgtagagaaacatggaggaggaggaggtctacaGCTGTCTATATCAACAGTTTAACAGGTGgtagagaaacatggaggaggaggtctacAGCTGTCTATATCAACAGTTTAACAGGTGgtagagaaacatggaggaggaggaggtctacaGCTGTCTATATCAACAGTTTAACAGGTGgtagagaaacatggaggaggag gaggtctacAGCTGTCTATATCAACAGTTTAACAGGTGgtagagaaacatggaggaggaggaggtctacaGCTGTCTATATCAACAGTTTAACAGGTGgtagagaaacatggaggaggaggaggtctacaGCTGTCTATATCAACAGTTTAACAGGTGgtagagaaacatggaggaggaggaggtctacaGCTGTCTATATCAACAGTTTAACAGGTGgtagagaaacatggaggaggag gaggtctacAGCTGTCTATATCAACAGTTTAACAGGTGGTAGGAGAAACATGGAGGAGTGGATTATGTCCCTGGCTCCCGTtcccctatcacaggaggttggtagcTCCTTAATccgggaggacgggctcgtggtaatgtccAGAGAGGAATGA
- the LOC127919422 gene encoding uncharacterized protein LOC127919422 isoform X20, translated as MSTAVYINSLTGGRETWRRRSTAVYINSLTGGRETWRRRRSTAVYINSLTGGRETWRRRSTAVYINSLTGGRETWRRRRRSTAVYINSLTGGRETWRRRRSTAVYINSLTGGRETWRRRSTAVYINSLTGGRETWRRRSTAVYINSLTGGRETWRRRRSTAVYINSLTGGRETWRRRRSTAVYINSLTGGRETWRRRSTAVYINSLTGGRETWRRRRSTAVYINSLTGGRETWRRRRSTAVYINSLTGGRETWRRRRSTAVYINSLTGGRETWRRRRSTAVYINSLTGGRRNMEEWIMSLAPVPLSQEVGSSLIREDGLVVMSREE; from the exons atgtCTACAGCTGTCTATATCAACAGTTTAACAGGTGgtagagaaacatggaggaggaggtctacAGCTGTCTATATCAACAGTTTAACAGGTGgtagagaaacatggaggaggaggaggtctacaGCTGTCTATATCAACAGTTTAACAGGTGgtagagaaacatggaggaggaggtctacAGCTGTCTATATCAACAGTTTAACAGGTGGcagagaaacatggaggaggaggaggag gtctacAGCTGTCTATATCAACAGTTTAACAG GTGgtagagaaacatggaggaggaggaggtctacaGCTGTCTATATCAACAGTTTAACAGGTGgtagagaaacatggaggaggaggtctacAGCTGTCTATATCAACAGTTTAACAG GTGgtagagaaacatggaggaggaggtctacAGCTGTCTATATCAACAGTTTAACAGGTGgtagagaaacatggaggaggaggaggtctacaGCTGTCTATATCAACAGTTTAACAGGTGgtagagaaacatggaggaggaggaggtctacaGCTGTCTATATCAACAGTTTAACAGGTGgtagagaaacatggaggaggaggtctacAGCTGTCTATATCAACAGTTTAACAGGTGgtagagaaacatggaggaggaggaggtctacaGCTGTCTATATCAACAGTTTAACAGGTGgtagagaaacatggaggaggag gaggtctacAGCTGTCTATATCAACAGTTTAACAGGTGgtagagaaacatggaggaggaggaggtctacaGCTGTCTATATCAACAGTTTAACAGGTGgtagagaaacatggaggaggaggag gtctacAGCTGTCTATATCAACAGTTTAACAGGTGGTAGGAGAAACATGGAGGAGTGGATTATGTCCCTGGCTCCCGTtcccctatcacaggaggttggtagcTCCTTAATccgggaggacgggctcgtggtaatgtccAGAGAGGAATGA
- the LOC127919422 gene encoding uncharacterized protein LOC127919422 isoform X6 translates to MSTAVYINSLTGGRETWRRRSTAVYINSLTGGRETWRRRRSTAVYINSLTGGRETWRRRSTAVYINSLTGGRETWRRRRRSTAVYINSLTGGRETWRRRRSTAVYINSLTGGRETWRRRSTAVYINSLTGGRETWRRRSTAVYINSLTGGRETWRRRRSTAVYINSLTGGRETWRRRRSTAVYINSLTGGRETWRRRSTAVYINSLTGGRETWRRRRSTAVYINSLTGGRETWRRRRSTAVYINSLTGGRETWRRRRSTAVYINSLTGGRETWRRRRSTAVYINSLTGGRETWRRRRSTAVYINSLTGGRRNMEEWIMSLAPVPLSQEVGSSLIREDGLVVMSREE, encoded by the exons atgtCTACAGCTGTCTATATCAACAGTTTAACAGGTGgtagagaaacatggaggaggaggtctacAGCTGTCTATATCAACAGTTTAACAGGTGgtagagaaacatggaggaggaggaggtctacaGCTGTCTATATCAACAGTTTAACAGGTGgtagagaaacatggaggaggaggtctacAGCTGTCTATATCAACAGTTTAACAGGTGGcagagaaacatggaggaggaggaggag gtctacAGCTGTCTATATCAACAGTTTAACAG GTGgtagagaaacatggaggaggaggaggtctacaGCTGTCTATATCAACAGTTTAACAGGTGgtagagaaacatggaggaggaggtctacAGCTGTCTATATCAACAGTTTAACAG GTGgtagagaaacatggaggaggaggtctacAGCTGTCTATATCAACAGTTTAACAGGTGgtagagaaacatggaggaggaggaggtctacaGCTGTCTATATCAACAGTTTAACAGGTGgtagagaaacatggaggaggaggaggtctacaGCTGTCTATATCAACAGTTTAACAGGTGgtagagaaacatggaggaggaggtctacAGCTGTCTATATCAACAGTTTAACAGGTGgtagagaaacatggaggaggaggaggtctacaGCTGTCTATATCAACAGTTTAACAGGTGgtagagaaacatggaggaggag gaggtctacAGCTGTCTATATCAACAGTTTAACAGGTGgtagagaaacatggaggaggaggaggtctacaGCTGTCTATATCAACAGTTTAACAGGTGgtagagaaacatggaggaggaggaggtctacaGCTGTCTATATCAACAGTTTAACAGGTGgtagagaaacatggaggaggaggag gtctacAGCTGTCTATATCAACAGTTTAACAGGTGGTAGGAGAAACATGGAGGAGTGGATTATGTCCCTGGCTCCCGTtcccctatcacaggaggttggtagcTCCTTAATccgggaggacgggctcgtggtaatgtccAGAGAGGAATGA
- the LOC127919422 gene encoding uncharacterized protein LOC127919422 isoform X28 has protein sequence MSTAVYINSLTGGRETWRRRSTAVYINSLTGGRETWRRRRSTAVYINSLTGGRETWRRRSTAVYINSLTGGRETWRRRRSTAVYINSLTGGRETWRRRRSTAVYINSLTGGRETWRRRRSTAVYINSLTGGRETWRRRSTAVYINSLTGGRETWRRRRSTAVYINSLTGGRETWRRRRSTAVYINSLTGGRETWRRRRSTAVYINSLTGGRETWRRRRSTAVYINSLTGGRETWRRRRSTAVYINSLTGGRETWRRRRSTAVYINSLTGGRRNMEEWIMSLAPVPLSQEVGSSLIREDGLVVMSREE, from the exons atgtCTACAGCTGTCTATATCAACAGTTTAACAGGTGgtagagaaacatggaggaggaggtctacAGCTGTCTATATCAACAGTTTAACAGGTGgtagagaaacatggaggaggaggaggtctacaGCTGTCTATATCAACAGTTTAACAGGTGgtagagaaacatggaggaggaggtctacAGCTGTCTATATCAACAGTTTAACAG GTGgtagagaaacatggaggaggaggag gtctacAGCTGTCTATATCAACAGTTTAACAGGTGgtagagaaacatggaggaggaggaggtctacaGCTGTCTATATCAACAGTTTAACAGGTGgtagagaaacatggaggaggaggaggtctacaGCTGTCTATATCAACAGTTTAACAGGTGgtagagaaacatggaggaggaggtctacAGCTGTCTATATCAACAGTTTAACAGGTGgtagagaaacatggaggaggaggaggtctacaGCTGTCTATATCAACAGTTTAACAGGTGgtagagaaacatggaggaggag gaggtctacAGCTGTCTATATCAACAGTTTAACAGGTGgtagagaaacatggaggaggaggaggtctacaGCTGTCTATATCAACAGTTTAACAGGTGgtagagaaacatggaggaggaggaggtctacaGCTGTCTATATCAACAGTTTAACAGGTGgtagagaaacatggaggaggaggaggtctacaGCTGTCTATATCAACAGTTTAACAGGTGgtagagaaacatggaggaggag gaggtctacAGCTGTCTATATCAACAGTTTAACAGGTGGTAGGAGAAACATGGAGGAGTGGATTATGTCCCTGGCTCCCGTtcccctatcacaggaggttggtagcTCCTTAATccgggaggacgggctcgtggtaatgtccAGAGAGGAATGA
- the LOC127919422 gene encoding uncharacterized protein LOC127919422 isoform X1, with protein MSTAVYINSLTGGRETWRRRSTAVYINSLTGGRETWRRRRSTAVYINSLTGGRETWRRRSTAVYINSLTGGRETWRRRRRSTAVYINSLTGGRETWRRRRSTAVYINSLTGGRETWRRRSTAVYINSLTGGRETWRRRSTAVYINSLTGGRETWRRRRSTAVYINSLTGGRETWRRRRSTAVYINSLTGGRETWRRRSTAVYINSLTGGRETWRRRRSTAVYINSLTGGRETWRRRRSTAVYINSLTGGRETWRRRRSTAVYINSLTGGRETWRRRRSTAVYINSLTGGRETWRRRRSTAVYINSLTGGRETWRRRRSTAVYINSLTGGRRNMEEWIMSLAPVPLSQEVGSSLIREDGLVVMSREE; from the exons atgtCTACAGCTGTCTATATCAACAGTTTAACAGGTGgtagagaaacatggaggaggaggtctacAGCTGTCTATATCAACAGTTTAACAGGTGgtagagaaacatggaggaggaggaggtctacaGCTGTCTATATCAACAGTTTAACAGGTGgtagagaaacatggaggaggaggtctacAGCTGTCTATATCAACAGTTTAACAGGTGGcagagaaacatggaggaggaggaggag gtctacAGCTGTCTATATCAACAGTTTAACAG GTGgtagagaaacatggaggaggaggaggtctacaGCTGTCTATATCAACAGTTTAACAGGTGgtagagaaacatggaggaggaggtctacAGCTGTCTATATCAACAGTTTAACAG GTGgtagagaaacatggaggaggaggtctacAGCTGTCTATATCAACAGTTTAACAGGTGgtagagaaacatggaggaggaggaggtctacaGCTGTCTATATCAACAGTTTAACAGGTGgtagagaaacatggaggaggaggaggtctacaGCTGTCTATATCAACAGTTTAACAGGTGgtagagaaacatggaggaggaggtctacAGCTGTCTATATCAACAGTTTAACAGGTGgtagagaaacatggaggaggaggaggtctacaGCTGTCTATATCAACAGTTTAACAGGTGgtagagaaacatggaggaggag gaggtctacAGCTGTCTATATCAACAGTTTAACAGGTGgtagagaaacatggaggaggaggaggtctacaGCTGTCTATATCAACAGTTTAACAGGTGgtagagaaacatggaggaggaggaggtctacaGCTGTCTATATCAACAGTTTAACAGGTGgtagagaaacatggaggaggaggaggtctacaGCTGTCTATATCAACAGTTTAACAGGTGgtagagaaacatggaggaggag gaggtctacAGCTGTCTATATCAACAGTTTAACAGGTGGTAGGAGAAACATGGAGGAGTGGATTATGTCCCTGGCTCCCGTtcccctatcacaggaggttggtagcTCCTTAATccgggaggacgggctcgtggtaatgtccAGAGAGGAATGA
- the LOC127919422 gene encoding uncharacterized protein LOC127919422 isoform X32, with protein MSTAVYINSLTGGRETWRRRSTAVYINSLTGGRETWRRRRSTAVYINSLTGGRETWRRRSTAVYINSLTGGRETWRRRSTAVYINSLTGGRETWRRRRSTAVYINSLTGGRETWRRRRSTAVYINSLTGGRETWRRRSTAVYINSLTGGRETWRRRRSTAVYINSLTGGRETWRRRRSTAVYINSLTGGRETWRRRRSTAVYINSLTGGRETWRRRRSTAVYINSLTGGRETWRRRRSTAVYINSLTGGRETWRRRRSTAVYINSLTGGRRNMEEWIMSLAPVPLSQEVGSSLIREDGLVVMSREE; from the exons atgtCTACAGCTGTCTATATCAACAGTTTAACAGGTGgtagagaaacatggaggaggaggtctacAGCTGTCTATATCAACAGTTTAACAGGTGgtagagaaacatggaggaggaggaggtctacaGCTGTCTATATCAACAGTTTAACAGGTGgtagagaaacatggaggaggaggtctacAGCTGTCTATATCAACAGTTTAACAG GTGgtagagaaacatggaggaggaggtctacAGCTGTCTATATCAACAGTTTAACAGGTGgtagagaaacatggaggaggaggaggtctacaGCTGTCTATATCAACAGTTTAACAGGTGgtagagaaacatggaggaggaggaggtctacaGCTGTCTATATCAACAGTTTAACAGGTGgtagagaaacatggaggaggaggtctacAGCTGTCTATATCAACAGTTTAACAGGTGgtagagaaacatggaggaggaggaggtctacaGCTGTCTATATCAACAGTTTAACAGGTGgtagagaaacatggaggaggag gaggtctacAGCTGTCTATATCAACAGTTTAACAGGTGgtagagaaacatggaggaggaggaggtctacaGCTGTCTATATCAACAGTTTAACAGGTGgtagagaaacatggaggaggaggaggtctacaGCTGTCTATATCAACAGTTTAACAGGTGgtagagaaacatggaggaggaggaggtctacaGCTGTCTATATCAACAGTTTAACAGGTGgtagagaaacatggaggaggag gaggtctacAGCTGTCTATATCAACAGTTTAACAGGTGGTAGGAGAAACATGGAGGAGTGGATTATGTCCCTGGCTCCCGTtcccctatcacaggaggttggtagcTCCTTAATccgggaggacgggctcgtggtaatgtccAGAGAGGAATGA
- the LOC127919422 gene encoding uncharacterized protein LOC127919422 isoform X13 — MSTAVYINSLTGGRETWRRRSTAVYINSLTGGRETWRRRRSTAVYINSLTGGRETWRRRSTAVYINSLTGGRETWRRRRRSTAVYINSLTGGRETWRRRRSTAVYINSLTGGRETWRRRSTAVYINSLTGGRETWRRRSTAVYINSLTGGRETWRRRRSTAVYINSLTGGRETWRRRRSTAVYINSLTGGRETWRRRRSTAVYINSLTGGRETWRRRRSTAVYINSLTGGRETWRRRRSTAVYINSLTGGRETWRRRRSTAVYINSLTGGRETWRRRRSTAVYINSLTGGRRNMEEWIMSLAPVPLSQEVGSSLIREDGLVVMSREE; from the exons atgtCTACAGCTGTCTATATCAACAGTTTAACAGGTGgtagagaaacatggaggaggaggtctacAGCTGTCTATATCAACAGTTTAACAGGTGgtagagaaacatggaggaggaggaggtctacaGCTGTCTATATCAACAGTTTAACAGGTGgtagagaaacatggaggaggaggtctacAGCTGTCTATATCAACAGTTTAACAGGTGGcagagaaacatggaggaggaggaggag gtctacAGCTGTCTATATCAACAGTTTAACAG GTGgtagagaaacatggaggaggaggaggtctacaGCTGTCTATATCAACAGTTTAACAGGTGgtagagaaacatggaggaggaggtctacAGCTGTCTATATCAACAGTTTAACAG GTGgtagagaaacatggaggaggaggtctacAGCTGTCTATATCAACAGTTTAACAGGTGgtagagaaacatggaggaggaggaggtctacaGCTGTCTATATCAACAGTTTAACAGGTGgtagagaaacatggaggaggaggaggtctacaGCTGTCTATATCAACAGTTTAACAGGTGgtagagaaacatggaggaggag gaggtctacAGCTGTCTATATCAACAGTTTAACAGGTGgtagagaaacatggaggaggaggaggtctacaGCTGTCTATATCAACAGTTTAACAGGTGgtagagaaacatggaggaggaggaggtctacaGCTGTCTATATCAACAGTTTAACAGGTGgtagagaaacatggaggaggaggaggtctacaGCTGTCTATATCAACAGTTTAACAGGTGgtagagaaacatggaggaggag gaggtctacAGCTGTCTATATCAACAGTTTAACAGGTGGTAGGAGAAACATGGAGGAGTGGATTATGTCCCTGGCTCCCGTtcccctatcacaggaggttggtagcTCCTTAATccgggaggacgggctcgtggtaatgtccAGAGAGGAATGA
- the LOC127919422 gene encoding uncharacterized protein LOC127919422 isoform X35, with protein sequence MSTAVYINSLTGGRETWRRRSTAVYINSLTGGRETWRRRRSTAVYINSLTGGRETWRRRSTAVYINSLTGGRETWRRRRRSTAVYINSLTGGRETWRRRRSTAVYINSLTGGRETWRRRSTAVYINSLTGGRETWRRRSTAVYINSLTGGRETWRRRRSTAVYINSLTGGRETWRRRRSTAVYINSLTGGRETWRRRSTAVYINSLTGGRETWRRRRSTAVYINSLTGGRETWRRRRSTAVYINSLTGGRETWRRRRSTAVYINSLTGGRRNMEEWIMSLAPVPLSQEVGSSLIREDGLVVMSREE encoded by the exons atgtCTACAGCTGTCTATATCAACAGTTTAACAGGTGgtagagaaacatggaggaggaggtctacAGCTGTCTATATCAACAGTTTAACAGGTGgtagagaaacatggaggaggaggaggtctacaGCTGTCTATATCAACAGTTTAACAGGTGgtagagaaacatggaggaggaggtctacAGCTGTCTATATCAACAGTTTAACAGGTGGcagagaaacatggaggaggaggaggag gtctacAGCTGTCTATATCAACAGTTTAACAG GTGgtagagaaacatggaggaggaggaggtctacaGCTGTCTATATCAACAGTTTAACAGGTGgtagagaaacatggaggaggaggtctacAGCTGTCTATATCAACAGTTTAACAG GTGgtagagaaacatggaggaggaggtctacAGCTGTCTATATCAACAGTTTAACAGGTGgtagagaaacatggaggaggaggaggtctacaGCTGTCTATATCAACAGTTTAACAGGTGgtagagaaacatggaggaggaggaggtctacaGCTGTCTATATCAACAGTTTAACAGGTGgtagagaaacatggaggaggaggtctacAGCTGTCTATATCAACAGTTTAACAGGTGgtagagaaacatggaggaggaggaggtctacaGCTGTCTATATCAACAGTTTAACAGGTGgtagagaaacatggaggaggag gaggtctacAGCTGTCTATATCAACAGTTTAACAGGTGgtagagaaacatggaggaggaggag gtctacAGCTGTCTATATCAACAGTTTAACAGGTGGTAGGAGAAACATGGAGGAGTGGATTATGTCCCTGGCTCCCGTtcccctatcacaggaggttggtagcTCCTTAATccgggaggacgggctcgtggtaatgtccAGAGAGGAATGA